In Mustela erminea isolate mMusErm1 chromosome 15, mMusErm1.Pri, whole genome shotgun sequence, the following proteins share a genomic window:
- the LOC116574514 gene encoding formin-like protein 5, producing the protein MSVMGWLGPFYSASIQEALVGGGDYLGAEWDPCTEQTAPQGCRLVEGQAVRANIHRHLMRCPLASSRFGCYYSTYEEVKRSQEQRDMAIYAILNTWVEKYPGDFVQPPEFPSLHTLLAYLQVYVPGSDLQRRAQLLLPESQRPPRKATEPEAGAPAPEQDQDVSQEVVPAATLAPAAPLGPELVPTIPAGSGRPVTPPDPLGPGQMVVRALVHFSATEEPPGILPLLDDQQDPAPELLPPASVEQAGSAPELSPPASVEQAGSAPELPPPASLEQAGSAPELPPPASKEQAGWAPQLPPPAYVEQTGSAPELPPPVSVEQAGSAPELPPPASLEQAGSAPELPPPASLEQAGSAPELPPPAYLEQTGWAPELPPPVSVEQAG; encoded by the exons ATGTCGGTGATGGGCTGGTTGGGGCCCTTTTATTCAGCAAGCATTCAGGAAGCCCTAGTAGGTGGAGGCGATTATCTAGGAGCTGAATGGGATCCCTGCACAGAACAGACAGCACCCCAGGGCTGCAGGCTAGTCGAGGGTCAGGCGGTGAGAGCCAACATCCACAGACATCTCATGCGATGCCCCCTGGCCTCCTCTAGATTCGGATGCTATTACTCCACGTATGAAGAGGTCAAGAGATCCCAGGAGCAGCGCGACAT GGCCATCTATGCCATCCTTAACACCTGGGTGGAAAAGTATCCAGGGGATTTTGTGCAGCCTCCGGAGTTTCCCAGCTTGCATACGCTGCTGGCCTACCTGCAGGTCTATGTGCCTGGCTCGGACCTGCAGCGCCGTGCCCAGCTTCTGCTTCCAGAAAGTCAACGCCCTCCCAGAAAGGCCAcggagccagaggctgggg CACCGGCCCCAGAGCAAGATCAGGATGTGTCTCAGGAAGTTGTTCCAGCAGCCACTCTGGCACCCGCTGCACCTCTGGGGCCTGAGCTGGTCCCCACCATCCCTGCTGGGTCTGGAAGACCAGTGACCCCCCCTGACCCGTTGGGACCAGGGCAGATGGTCGTCAGGGCCCTCGTTCACTTCTCTGCCACGGAAGAGCCACCTGGCATTTTGCCTTTACTGGATGACCAGCAGGATCCTGCCCCCGAGCTGCTGCCCCCTGCCTCCGTGGAGCAAGCAGGCTCGGCCCCCGAACTGTCGCCCCCTGCCTCTGTGGAGCAAGCAGGCTCGGCCCCCGAGCTGCCGCCCCCTGCCTCCTTGGAGCAAGCAGGCTCGGCCCCCGAGCTGCCGCCCCCTGCCTCCAAGGAGCAAGCAGGCTGGGCCCCCCAGCTGCCGCCCCCTGCCTACGTGGAGCAAACAGGCTCGGCCCCCGAGCTGCCGCCCCCTGTCTCCGTGGAGCAAGCAGGCTCGGCCCCCGAGCTGCCGCCCCCTGCCTCCTTGGAGCAAGCAGGCTCGGCCCCCGAGCTGCCGCCCCCTGCCTCCTTGGAGCAAGCAGGCTCGGCCCCCGAGCTGCCGCCCCCTGCCTACCTGGAGCAAACAGGCTGGGCCCCCGAGCTGCCGCCCCCTGTCTCCGTGGAGCAAGCAGGCTAG
- the LOC116574104 gene encoding ral guanine nucleotide dissociation stimulator-like produces MVEEVNEEIACSPSSKDKKPHRANRVWRWLRGKNRSTRKRRKTSVLMAKRADKLQATIDHLVPAVIRQDLHCVHIFLDTYRHLYYHPGGAGPPLCKVSTLPCP; encoded by the exons ATGGTGGAGGAGGTGAATGAGGAGATtgcctgctctccttcctccaagGACAAGAAGCCGCACAGGGCCAACAGAGTCTGGCGCTGGCTCAGG GGGAAAAATCGTTcaaccaggaagaggaggaagacctCGGTGCTGATGGCCAAGCGGGCCGACAAGCTGCAGGCCACAATAGATCACCTGGTGCCTGCCGTCATCAGACAAGATCTACACTGTGTCCACATCTTTCTGGACACATACCGTCACCTTTACTACCACCCAGGAGGTGCTGGACCTCCTCTTTGCAAGGTGagcaccctcccctgcccctaa